A stretch of the bacterium SCSIO 12827 genome encodes the following:
- the hpnD gene encoding presqualene diphosphate synthase HpnD, with translation MHNLVTLSEVEVGRAREQVEQIVRASGTTFYWAMRLLPGEKRRAMFAVYAFCRIVDDIADDPNPLDVKKRELARWRDEIRALYSGRPKDPVAVALAEPIAHFGLAEADFLAVIDGMETDASETLRLATREDLLLYCDRVACAVGRLSCRIFGLGVEIGDRLAAALGLALQLTNILRDLDEDAARDRLYLPDDLLATHGVAARDPQGVLADANLTAAVTEIGTLAGEKFAEARILLGQCEADRVKPATMMMEAYERIFRRMRARGWHRVLEPAGLSKAEKLWVAFRYGLL, from the coding sequence ATGCACAACTTGGTGACCCTTTCCGAAGTCGAAGTCGGCCGCGCCCGTGAACAGGTGGAGCAGATCGTGCGCGCCTCGGGCACGACCTTCTATTGGGCCATGCGGCTTCTGCCCGGCGAAAAACGTCGCGCCATGTTCGCGGTCTATGCCTTTTGCCGCATCGTCGACGACATCGCCGACGACCCTAATCCGCTCGACGTGAAAAAACGCGAACTGGCCCGTTGGCGGGATGAAATCCGCGCCCTTTATTCGGGGCGGCCAAAGGACCCGGTCGCCGTCGCCCTGGCGGAACCGATTGCCCATTTCGGCCTGGCCGAGGCCGACTTTCTGGCCGTCATCGACGGCATGGAAACGGATGCGTCGGAAACCCTGCGCCTGGCCACCCGCGAGGATCTGCTGCTGTACTGCGACCGGGTTGCTTGCGCCGTGGGGCGGCTGAGCTGCCGCATCTTCGGCCTGGGGGTTGAGATCGGGGACCGGCTGGCGGCCGCGCTCGGTCTCGCCCTGCAACTGACCAACATTCTGCGCGATCTGGACGAGGACGCGGCGCGCGACCGGCTGTATCTGCCCGATGATCTGCTGGCGACTCACGGTGTTGCCGCCCGCGATCCGCAAGGCGTTCTGGCCGACGCCAATCTGACTGCCGCCGTGACCGAGATCGGCACCCTGGCCGGAGAAAAGTTCGCCGAAGCGCGGATTCTGCTTGGCCAGTGCGAGGCCGATCGGGTCAAGCCCGCGACCATGATGATGGAAGCCTATGAGCGCATCTTCCGCCGTATGCGGGCGCGCGGCTGGCACCGGGTGCTGGAGCCGGCGGGATTGTCCAAGGCGGAAAAGCTTTGGGTCGCCTTCCGCTACGGCCTGCTGTAG
- the hpnE gene encoding hydroxysqualene dehydroxylase HpnE, whose product MAIGRIHVIGAGVAGLAAAVRLAQDGRKVVLYDSAGHAGGRCRSYFDAHLERRIDNGNHLMLSGNWAIRDYLQTVGAADSLTGPEDASFPFRDLRTGDTWTVTPDSGRVPWSILFGGGRVPRTCLSEYLRVRHLACAGPEDTVQDCLAGPGKLFEKFWEPLAVGVLNTPVDTASARLLWPVVKETFGRGRAACKPLMARVGLSDSFVDPALDYLAAKGAEVRFNNRLRALDFGDGQVRALDFAGATVVLDPDDQVILAVPAWAAADVVPDLNGPQGSHAIVNAHFRLTQPVPAAPPLVGLVGGTAQWVFLRDDVASVTVSAADALAAEANEAIAMRLWPEVRAALGLADGPLPPWRIVKEKRATISQTPAEDRRRPAPRTAWHNLLLAGDWTATGLPATIEGSIRSGFRAADMVVTSLSSS is encoded by the coding sequence ATGGCAATCGGACGTATCCATGTGATCGGTGCCGGGGTGGCGGGCCTGGCCGCCGCCGTACGCCTGGCCCAGGACGGGCGCAAGGTCGTCCTGTATGACAGCGCCGGGCATGCCGGCGGGCGCTGCCGCTCCTATTTCGATGCTCATCTGGAGCGCCGCATCGACAACGGCAATCACTTGATGCTGTCCGGCAATTGGGCGATCCGCGACTATCTGCAAACGGTGGGGGCGGCGGACAGCTTGACCGGGCCTGAGGACGCGTCCTTTCCGTTCCGCGATTTACGGACCGGCGACACCTGGACCGTGACACCTGATTCGGGGCGGGTGCCCTGGTCCATCCTGTTCGGTGGCGGCCGGGTGCCGAGAACTTGTTTGAGCGAATACTTGCGGGTCCGTCATCTCGCCTGCGCGGGGCCGGAGGACACGGTCCAAGACTGCCTGGCCGGGCCGGGCAAGTTGTTTGAAAAATTCTGGGAACCGTTGGCCGTCGGCGTGCTGAACACGCCCGTCGACACGGCGTCGGCGCGTCTGTTGTGGCCGGTCGTGAAGGAAACCTTCGGCCGCGGCCGCGCCGCCTGCAAGCCCCTGATGGCGCGGGTGGGGTTGAGCGACAGCTTCGTTGATCCGGCGCTCGATTATCTGGCGGCGAAGGGGGCGGAGGTTCGGTTCAACAACCGTTTGCGCGCTTTAGACTTTGGTGACGGGCAAGTCCGTGCGCTCGATTTCGCCGGCGCCACGGTGGTGCTGGACCCGGATGACCAAGTTATTTTGGCCGTGCCCGCATGGGCGGCGGCAGACGTCGTGCCGGACCTGAACGGGCCGCAGGGCAGCCATGCCATCGTCAACGCCCATTTCCGGCTGACGCAACCGGTGCCGGCGGCCCCCCCCTTGGTCGGGCTGGTCGGCGGCACGGCGCAATGGGTGTTTCTGCGCGACGATGTCGCCTCGGTCACGGTCAGCGCCGCAGACGCCCTGGCGGCAGAGGCCAACGAAGCGATCGCAATGCGCCTTTGGCCCGAGGTGCGGGCGGCCCTGGGATTGGCGGACGGCCCGCTGCCACCCTGGCGTATCGTCAAGGAAAAGCGGGCGACCATCAGCCAGACTCCGGCCGAGGATCGCCGCCGTCCTGCGCCGCGGACGGCTTGGCATAATCTGCTCCTGGCCGGCGATTGGACGGCCACGGGCCTGCCGGCGACCATCGAAGGTTCCATCCGGTCCGGTTTCCGGGCCGCCGACATGGTTGTCACGTCCTTGTCATCTTCTTGA
- the hpnC gene encoding squalene synthase HpnC, with amino-acid sequence MGQPTDSPEPTSGTGVETPSGPGVETPSGKDAAYENFPVGSFLLPADLRPHVARFYRFARAIDDIADNTALDADTKIRRLAGFEAALLGQHPGDPEFATAHAMRDSLAETDITPRHCQDLIDVFKQDAVKGSYQDWDDLMHYCIRSAAPVGRYLIDLHGGSSLGYGPSDALCNALQVINHLQDCQDDYRSLDRVYLPGDWLAAEGAVVEDLDRPACTPALRRVIDRCLDATEILLEEARPISSGMHSRRLGMEAAAIWEIARRLTGLLRRRDPLAGRVALTKGGYAWCCAKGALAALIGLHGR; translated from the coding sequence ATGGGGCAGCCCACCGATTCTCCTGAACCGACGTCGGGCACCGGCGTGGAAACGCCGTCGGGCCCTGGCGTGGAAACGCCGTCGGGCAAAGACGCCGCTTACGAAAACTTCCCCGTCGGCTCGTTCCTGCTGCCGGCCGACCTGCGCCCGCATGTGGCGCGGTTCTACCGCTTCGCCCGCGCCATCGACGACATTGCCGACAACACGGCCTTGGACGCGGACACCAAGATCCGCCGCCTGGCCGGTTTCGAAGCGGCGTTATTGGGCCAGCATCCGGGCGATCCCGAATTCGCCACCGCCCATGCCATGCGCGACAGTTTGGCGGAAACCGACATCACACCGCGCCATTGCCAGGATTTGATCGACGTCTTCAAGCAGGACGCGGTCAAGGGCAGTTATCAGGACTGGGACGACCTGATGCATTACTGCATCCGGTCCGCCGCCCCCGTGGGCCGCTACCTGATCGACCTGCACGGTGGATCGTCCTTGGGCTACGGCCCGTCGGATGCGCTGTGCAACGCGCTTCAGGTCATCAATCATCTGCAGGACTGTCAGGACGACTACCGCAGCCTGGACCGGGTGTACCTGCCCGGCGATTGGCTGGCCGCGGAGGGGGCGGTAGTGGAAGACCTCGACCGTCCGGCCTGTACCCCGGCACTGCGCCGCGTGATCGACCGCTGCCTCGATGCGACCGAAATACTGTTGGAAGAAGCCCGTCCCATATCCTCCGGCATGCACAGCCGCCGACTGGGGATGGAAGCCGCCGCCATTTGGGAAATCGCCCGCCGGCTCACGGGCCTGTTGCGCCGTCGCGACCCGCTGGCCGGGCGGGTGGCGCTGACCAAGGGTGGCTATGCCTGGTGCTGTGCCAAGGGCGCCTTGGCCGCACTGATCGGTCTGCACGGGCGATGA
- a CDS encoding glycosyltransferase produces the protein MTGAALLALAVWAGILFCRGRFWFADQHLSPAAKTPPKESWPDIAAVIPARDEADSIARTVASLFAQDYPGRLDVVVVDDNSTDGTAALARGAADAAGGGGRFHLVTGRPLAEGWSGKLWAVHQGLEAARAAAAEARYVLLTDADIAHDPANLRRLVEKAEMENRDLVSLMVRLNCETPWERLLIPAFVFFFQKLFPFPWVNDPVKRTAAAAGGCMLVRRAALDAAGGIKAIKDRLIDDCALAALLKARGAIWLGLSRETVSLRRYDGLGELWRMVARTAYEQLGHSPLMLLGTIAGMVLLYLVPPVAALWGLVAGNWPMLAVGAVEWCAMAIAYFPTLRLYGRPPWAALGLPVAGFLYTLMTVDSARRHALGRGGGWKGRIYAGGPGAPGSRG, from the coding sequence ATGACGGGGGCCGCCCTGCTGGCGCTCGCCGTCTGGGCGGGAATCCTGTTCTGCCGCGGGCGGTTCTGGTTCGCCGATCAACACCTGAGCCCCGCCGCCAAGACGCCTCCCAAAGAAAGCTGGCCCGACATCGCCGCCGTCATCCCCGCCCGTGACGAAGCCGACAGCATCGCCCGCACCGTGGCGTCCCTGTTCGCCCAGGATTATCCCGGTCGCCTTGATGTCGTGGTGGTTGACGACAATTCGACGGACGGCACGGCGGCCCTGGCCCGGGGGGCGGCTGACGCGGCGGGCGGGGGTGGCCGATTTCACCTTGTCACCGGACGGCCGCTGGCCGAGGGCTGGTCGGGCAAGCTGTGGGCTGTTCATCAAGGGCTTGAGGCCGCGCGGGCGGCGGCAGCCGAAGCCCGCTATGTTCTGTTGACCGACGCCGACATTGCCCACGACCCGGCCAACCTGCGCCGTCTGGTCGAGAAGGCGGAGATGGAGAACCGTGATCTGGTCTCCCTCATGGTGCGCCTCAACTGCGAGACGCCGTGGGAGCGTCTGCTGATTCCGGCCTTCGTGTTCTTTTTCCAAAAGCTGTTTCCCTTTCCCTGGGTCAACGATCCGGTCAAGCGCACGGCGGCGGCGGCGGGCGGCTGCATGTTGGTGCGGCGGGCCGCCCTGGATGCGGCCGGCGGGATCAAGGCGATCAAGGACCGCCTGATCGACGATTGCGCCCTGGCGGCGCTGTTGAAGGCCAGGGGGGCGATTTGGCTGGGGCTCAGCCGCGAGACGGTGAGCCTGCGCCGATACGACGGATTGGGGGAATTGTGGCGCATGGTCGCGCGCACGGCGTATGAGCAACTCGGCCATTCGCCCCTGATGTTGCTGGGCACCATCGCCGGGATGGTGTTGCTGTACCTGGTGCCGCCGGTGGCGGCGCTGTGGGGGCTGGTTGCCGGAAATTGGCCGATGCTGGCCGTCGGGGCGGTGGAGTGGTGCGCCATGGCCATCGCCTATTTCCCGACCCTGCGCCTGTACGGGCGCCCGCCCTGGGCGGCGCTGGGGCTGCCCGTGGCGGGATTCCTCTACACCCTGATGACCGTCGATTCCGCCCGCCGTCACGCCCTGGGCCGGGGCGGCGGCTGGAAAGGGCGCATCTATGCCGGCGGGCCGGGCGCGCCCGGTTCCCGGGGCTGA